From Oscillatoria sp. FACHB-1406, the proteins below share one genomic window:
- a CDS encoding GAF domain-containing protein, whose product MAVYPQQTSPEQNRDGERDIAVGQNGKGQTQPERPTAAVSALRSQLEQAGLLSNPQIEQYWQQIEQLTAKQPEQNSFKLARERWIELAATLRACPSRNVLLETAVTLLRQTLDADRAIICQIKGQQSATLLAEARSPGCPPLVASSLPLACFGTRSTAELRDRGTISTPAPERGEANPYIGQTLQQFQIQSQCCAPILLDGQVWGILALQSTQAPRIWQESELNLLLAIATELTALLQPLKFRFQLQQQIEREKTYDKVVEDLASEDRTIDELFLNTCQEVRQRLRADRAIIYRFNHDWSGEAIAESVGRGWISLLSAQETDEVLKGDRSGNERSILRAWGKGGSIIAKDTYLQNSQGGSYSHGQKFTCVNDVYAAGFSPCYLESLEKYQVRAYVIVPIFHDERLWGLICVYQNSGPRTWQDAEVQLVVRLSAPLGAALQKSASREQIAAQSQKLATDAKQDLAFIKTIERLWQSLDVNTLFQTAVDEVRQLLQVDRVLLYRFADKQSGDLIAESAGKEWSSLMQERKKSSAIDPASGQNLYDAYFRESGDELRRKNAAFSRVDDIETAGIAPFSLERLKEMEARACILIPIFQPKSGSKSESLWGLLGVYQNRSSREWQQSELNLLVQLGKQLEVAMQQAEYVAQLERQTQQLSQNAERDRALAQIVDRIRSSPDIDSVFRNTVRELRGILEGDRVMIYRFNPDWSGIVLAESVGAGWVSLLNEQDNDEVLRGDRIATDRCILRDWSTNTLVEDTYLQTTKGGRYRKGESYTAVSDIYEKNFPRCYVESLEKYQARAYIIAPVFQGEKLWGLLGIYQNSGPRAWTEADINLVQRISLPLGLAIQQAEALTRLSNQAKQEQVLSKLLEKIQQAPGIDTIFRTTCQDLRQLLSADRTAIYRFNADMSGEVLAEAVGSGWTSLLIEQEQDPVLKSDRVATDRCILRTWATGSIVERDTYLQETGGGKYARGVKFTRIDDIYNANFPSCYTDTLEKYQARAYVIVPIFQGENLWGLLCAYQNSGPRQWLEEEVQLMTRLSVPLGVALQQIEALDRLSEQSSAMAAVADREKAAKELFQQRAIQILMAIRPSFEGDLTVRAPITDDEMGTIADAYNNAIKSLRRIVVQVKEAADKVGQTSNQSEAAIEVLSTQAQDELRALKAALEQIENMVAAASTVAGSAKQVELALQQARSTVQTGDTAMNRTVEGFSEIRKTVAETSQKIKRLGESSQKITKVVNLIGNFATQTNLLALNAAIEATRAGEYGRGFAVVADEVRSLARQSEEATSEIEKLVLEIQQETSEVAAAMERGIQQVVSGTNLVNETRASLNAIVEATAEIGKLVENITLSTQAQTQQSQSVTQTMENVAAIAQSTSESALQIAASIQALLATAEELQDNVGQFKVE is encoded by the coding sequence ATGGCAGTTTATCCTCAGCAAACCAGTCCGGAGCAAAATCGAGACGGCGAACGAGACATCGCCGTCGGTCAGAATGGTAAAGGTCAAACCCAACCCGAACGCCCGACAGCCGCCGTCAGCGCCCTGCGATCGCAACTCGAACAAGCAGGCCTGCTGTCAAACCCGCAAATCGAGCAGTATTGGCAGCAAATCGAGCAATTAACGGCAAAACAACCGGAACAAAACTCTTTTAAACTCGCGCGAGAGCGTTGGATCGAGCTAGCAGCCACTTTGCGCGCCTGTCCCAGTCGCAATGTCCTGCTCGAAACGGCAGTGACTCTACTCCGACAAACCTTGGATGCCGATCGCGCCATCATCTGCCAGATTAAAGGTCAGCAATCGGCAACGTTGCTCGCTGAAGCGCGAAGTCCCGGCTGTCCCCCTCTAGTCGCCTCTAGCCTTCCCTTAGCCTGCTTTGGAACGCGCTCGACAGCCGAGTTGCGCGATCGCGGCACGATCTCAACTCCCGCCCCCGAACGAGGCGAAGCCAATCCCTACATCGGGCAAACGCTGCAACAGTTCCAAATTCAGTCCCAGTGTTGTGCGCCCATTCTCCTCGACGGGCAGGTCTGGGGCATTCTCGCGCTGCAAAGCACCCAAGCCCCGCGCATCTGGCAAGAGTCCGAACTCAACCTCCTCCTCGCGATCGCCACCGAACTCACCGCGCTCTTGCAGCCCCTAAAATTCCGCTTTCAACTGCAACAGCAGATCGAACGCGAAAAAACCTACGATAAAGTCGTCGAAGACCTCGCCAGCGAAGATCGCACCATTGACGAACTGTTCCTCAACACCTGCCAAGAAGTTCGCCAGCGCTTGCGAGCCGATCGCGCCATCATTTATCGTTTCAATCACGACTGGAGTGGCGAAGCAATTGCCGAATCCGTCGGGCGCGGTTGGATTTCCCTGCTTTCAGCGCAAGAAACCGACGAGGTTCTAAAAGGCGATCGCAGCGGTAACGAACGTTCCATCCTCCGTGCATGGGGCAAAGGCGGCAGCATTATCGCCAAAGACACTTACCTGCAAAATAGTCAAGGTGGCTCCTACTCCCACGGTCAAAAATTCACCTGCGTCAACGACGTTTATGCAGCGGGTTTCTCCCCCTGCTACCTCGAAAGCTTAGAAAAATACCAAGTCCGCGCCTACGTCATCGTTCCCATCTTCCACGACGAACGCCTCTGGGGCTTGATCTGCGTCTATCAAAACTCCGGCCCTCGCACTTGGCAAGACGCTGAAGTACAACTCGTGGTGCGTTTGAGCGCTCCCCTGGGGGCTGCCCTGCAAAAATCTGCCAGCCGCGAACAGATCGCCGCCCAATCCCAAAAGCTCGCCACCGATGCCAAACAAGACCTCGCCTTTATCAAAACGATCGAGCGTCTGTGGCAGTCCTTGGACGTTAATACCCTATTTCAAACCGCTGTCGATGAAGTGCGACAATTGTTGCAAGTCGATCGCGTCCTCCTCTACCGCTTCGCCGACAAACAAAGCGGGGACTTAATCGCCGAATCGGCAGGCAAAGAATGGTCGTCGCTGATGCAAGAACGCAAAAAGAGTAGCGCGATCGATCCCGCCAGCGGACAAAACCTCTACGATGCCTATTTTCGGGAAAGTGGAGACGAGTTGCGGCGCAAGAATGCAGCCTTCTCGCGCGTAGACGATATTGAAACCGCCGGAATTGCGCCCTTTAGCCTCGAACGGCTCAAAGAAATGGAAGCCCGCGCTTGCATTCTGATTCCTATCTTTCAACCCAAGTCCGGCAGTAAATCCGAGAGTCTCTGGGGATTGCTGGGCGTTTATCAAAATCGCAGTTCCCGAGAGTGGCAGCAAAGCGAACTGAATCTGTTGGTTCAGTTAGGCAAACAATTGGAAGTCGCGATGCAGCAAGCTGAATACGTTGCGCAATTGGAGCGGCAAACGCAGCAACTCTCCCAAAACGCAGAACGCGATCGCGCCCTGGCCCAAATTGTCGATCGCATCCGCAGCAGTCCCGACATCGACAGCGTTTTTCGCAATACCGTTCGGGAATTGCGCGGCATTTTAGAAGGCGATCGCGTCATGATTTATCGCTTCAACCCAGATTGGAGCGGTATTGTCCTCGCTGAATCCGTCGGCGCGGGTTGGGTTTCCTTACTGAACGAACAAGACAACGATGAAGTATTGCGCGGCGATCGCATCGCCACCGATCGCTGCATTCTCCGCGATTGGTCTACTAACACCCTTGTAGAAGATACTTACCTCCAAACCACCAAAGGCGGACGCTACCGCAAAGGCGAAAGTTATACAGCCGTCAGCGATATTTACGAAAAAAACTTTCCCCGTTGCTATGTCGAGTCCCTAGAAAAATATCAAGCCCGCGCCTATATCATCGCGCCAGTTTTCCAAGGCGAAAAACTCTGGGGACTGTTGGGAATCTATCAAAACAGCGGCCCGCGCGCTTGGACAGAAGCAGACATTAACCTCGTGCAGCGCATTAGCCTGCCCCTCGGTCTAGCCATCCAGCAAGCCGAAGCCCTAACTCGCCTCTCCAACCAAGCCAAGCAAGAACAAGTCCTCAGCAAACTCCTCGAAAAGATTCAGCAGGCTCCGGGGATAGATACCATTTTCCGCACAACTTGTCAAGACTTGCGCCAACTGCTCTCGGCAGATCGCACCGCCATCTACCGCTTTAACGCAGATATGAGCGGCGAAGTCCTTGCCGAAGCCGTCGGTAGCGGCTGGACATCCCTGTTGATCGAACAAGAGCAAGATCCCGTCCTTAAGAGCGATCGCGTTGCTACCGACCGCTGCATCCTCAGAACCTGGGCAACCGGCAGCATCGTCGAACGCGATACCTACCTCCAAGAAACGGGCGGCGGCAAATACGCGCGCGGCGTAAAATTCACCCGCATCGACGACATTTACAACGCCAACTTTCCCTCCTGTTACACCGACACCCTAGAAAAATATCAAGCCCGTGCTTATGTCATCGTCCCCATCTTTCAAGGCGAAAACCTTTGGGGACTCTTGTGCGCCTACCAAAACTCCGGCCCGCGCCAGTGGCTCGAAGAAGAAGTGCAACTGATGACGCGCTTGAGTGTCCCGTTAGGCGTAGCCCTGCAACAGATTGAAGCCCTCGATCGCCTTTCGGAACAATCGAGCGCAATGGCAGCCGTGGCAGACCGCGAAAAAGCCGCAAAAGAACTGTTCCAGCAGCGGGCAATTCAAATTTTGATGGCAATTCGTCCCTCCTTTGAAGGCGACTTAACAGTACGCGCGCCCATTACCGACGACGAAATGGGAACAATCGCCGATGCTTACAACAACGCCATTAAAAGCTTGCGGCGCATCGTCGTACAAGTAAAAGAAGCCGCCGATAAAGTCGGTCAAACCTCCAACCAGAGCGAAGCTGCCATTGAAGTTCTCTCCACTCAAGCCCAAGACGAACTTCGAGCGCTCAAAGCCGCCCTCGAACAAATCGAAAACATGGTGGCGGCTGCTTCCACCGTAGCCGGAAGCGCCAAGCAAGTAGAACTGGCGCTCCAACAAGCGCGTTCCACCGTTCAAACCGGCGATACGGCGATGAACCGCACGGTAGAAGGGTTCTCAGAAATTCGCAAAACGGTGGCAGAAACCAGCCAGAAGATCAAACGCTTGGGCGAATCTTCCCAGAAGATTACGAAAGTCGTGAACTTAATCGGGAACTTTGCCACGCAAACTAACCTGCTTGCGCTCAACGCCGCCATCGAAGCAACCCGCGCTGGCGAATACGGGCGCGGTTTCGCTGTAGTCGCCGACGAAGTGCGATCGCTCGCCCGTCAATCCGAAGAAGCCACCAGCGAAATCGAAAAACTGGTTTTGGAAATCCAACAAGAAACCAGCGAAGTGGCAGCAGCGATGGAACGAGGGATTCAACAAGTCGTATCGGGGACAAACTTGGTTAACGAAACGCGCGCTAGCTTAAACGCTATCGTTGAAGCAACGGCGGAGATCGGCAAACTGGTCGAAAATATTACCCTCTCGACGCAAGCCCAAACCCAACAATCGCAATCGGTAACGCAGACAATGGAAAATGTCGCCGCGATCGCGCAATCGACCTCCGAGAGCGCCCTCCAAATCGCAGCATCAATCCAAGCACTGCTTGCCACCGCTGAAGAGTTACAAGATAACGTCGGTCAGTTTAAAGTTGAGTAA
- a CDS encoding chemotaxis protein CheW, which yields MTQFPISQTQGIEPATHKAILFKANRYWFALPMVAVLKVVNFPQELRTVLNEVGFVSLGDRAISLLDLEQSLDSTNRRHAKQGRFLIIVQLSAQQLCAIPVDTPPTLGEIDLANVRQLQVRATTPPLNLTSHIAPMRSEDSFLEVFLLDLDKLAQLLH from the coding sequence ATGACACAATTCCCCATTTCCCAGACCCAAGGTATCGAACCGGCGACCCATAAAGCGATTTTGTTTAAAGCCAACCGCTACTGGTTCGCCTTGCCAATGGTCGCAGTTCTCAAAGTCGTCAACTTTCCGCAGGAATTGCGGACAGTGTTGAATGAAGTTGGTTTTGTGAGTTTGGGCGATCGCGCGATCTCTTTGCTCGACTTAGAGCAAAGCCTCGACAGCACTAACCGACGACACGCCAAACAAGGGCGTTTTTTGATTATCGTGCAACTGTCTGCCCAACAACTGTGTGCGATTCCCGTCGATACGCCACCGACGCTGGGCGAGATCGATTTGGCTAACGTCCGTCAACTGCAAGTACGCGCTACAACGCCACCGTTAAATTTAACCAGTCATATTGCGCCAATGCGATCGGAAGACTCTTTCTTAGAAGTCTTTTTGCTGGATCTCGATAAGCTCGCCCAACTTTTGCACTAG
- a CDS encoding DUF4912 domain-containing protein, translating to MAQERQPLEEMTLRQLRKVASRYNISRYSRMRKSQLLAAIQSIEKERFSTSPSRPLEVKETVEASKFELGQDDPTGGTLASVDEGFGDLPGGYGESRIVLMPRDPQWAYAYWDVPNEHKEDLRRQGGQQLALRVYDATDVDLGYKAPHSIQEYPCDELAQEWYLPIPVSDRDYVAEIGYRCSDGRWLILARSATVRIPPVYPSDWIEDVFVTVNWEENLEGKTVYNLVPPSKRASMAASAGMETGNAIYDQIFGMAESSEAQRVAGSLFGSMQHVAGSVMSSYVLAESAGMWSASLQTMSGVGMGAGYTMSGAGYTMSGAGFSASAPPIRPRQFWLVADAELIVYGATEPDATVTIGGQPIKLNPDGTFRFQMSFQDGLIDYPIMAVAADGEQTRSVHMKFERETPSRNTNTKEEAVLEWL from the coding sequence ATGGCTCAAGAACGCCAACCCCTTGAAGAAATGACCTTACGGCAACTTCGTAAAGTCGCGAGTAGATACAACATCTCTCGATACAGCCGAATGCGGAAATCGCAATTGCTAGCCGCTATTCAATCTATTGAAAAAGAAAGATTTTCTACCAGTCCATCGCGTCCCTTAGAGGTAAAAGAAACTGTGGAAGCATCAAAATTTGAACTCGGTCAAGACGATCCCACGGGTGGAACCCTAGCTTCCGTCGATGAAGGATTTGGCGATCTACCGGGCGGATATGGAGAAAGTCGCATTGTCCTAATGCCCCGAGATCCTCAATGGGCTTATGCGTATTGGGATGTCCCCAACGAGCATAAAGAAGACCTGCGCCGTCAAGGTGGTCAGCAGTTGGCGCTTCGAGTTTATGATGCTACCGATGTGGATTTAGGCTACAAAGCGCCTCATAGCATTCAGGAGTATCCTTGCGACGAACTCGCCCAAGAATGGTATCTCCCGATCCCCGTCAGCGATCGCGATTATGTCGCTGAGATCGGCTATCGTTGTTCTGACGGTCGTTGGTTGATTCTGGCGCGCTCTGCCACGGTTCGCATCCCGCCCGTCTATCCTTCCGACTGGATTGAAGATGTCTTCGTAACGGTCAACTGGGAAGAAAACCTAGAAGGCAAAACGGTTTATAACCTCGTTCCTCCCAGCAAGCGCGCATCGATGGCAGCATCAGCCGGAATGGAAACGGGTAATGCCATTTACGACCAAATTTTCGGCATGGCAGAATCTTCCGAAGCTCAGCGCGTCGCGGGTTCGCTGTTTGGTTCCATGCAGCACGTCGCGGGTTCAGTGATGAGTTCATACGTTCTTGCTGAGAGTGCGGGAATGTGGTCGGCTTCGCTACAAACGATGTCTGGCGTTGGTATGGGCGCGGGCTACACAATGTCTGGTGCGGGCTACACGATGTCTGGCGCGGGTTTCTCCGCTTCTGCCCCTCCGATTCGCCCTCGCCAGTTCTGGCTGGTAGCGGATGCAGAACTGATTGTTTACGGCGCAACCGAACCGGATGCAACGGTGACGATTGGCGGACAACCGATTAAGTTGAATCCGGATGGAACGTTCCGCTTCCAAATGTCTTTCCAAGATGGCTTAATCGATTATCCGATTATGGCGGTTGCGGCGGACGGCGAACAAACGCGATCGGTTCATATGAAGTTCGAGCGCGAAACGCCTTCTCGCAATACCAATACGAAGGAAGAAGCCGTTCTCGAATGGCTGTAG
- a CDS encoding hybrid sensor histidine kinase/response regulator → MNSNLDSERIHADFLNEAQELLQSIEQELLSLREEKTPAKVHNLMRAAHTLKGSSASVGFHNLSQIAHGLEGIFKSLYNPNLKIDEKLDTLLFQAYECLRLAVTEMTAQVQENDLDVLNRAASTLAEVQLELGEDYNPDAAIPSSVELGFDVVGSIFEVGVKQRLEEVKAILEAGDEIALAQTLHDCNEIFIGLAESLNLPGFGAIAIAIKTALETQPQHILEIGRIALEDLEAAHKAVLAGDRERGGEPSAALEHLAAGIGKADDEASNGELQPFSPNSSETSGDSTLPPVRFPFAGDFEEDETADNDSSEEEPLRDWETEKPKRLERRSENNFINGEVESFEYAENDSLERMFGNFDPALLSEFTPVAENLDTSEFDFADKGRTEDKIEISQTDAPLQVAEEEFDELLLATSDDEPTVIASFAEMTKYQTLLSSEEKSSLLRPQTVRVEIERLERLNFQASELLVNQNRQTDRNERLLAAVQELRSRLSKHAATLGQLQTWGAMVADSSHPHGIPSMEVKASPWGTAEMDFDTLEFDRYSELQVLLQSVSEEMVQIEEVLEVFDLYASQSGQILDKQQRLLEAARDDLTQSRMQQLGEILSRIERVLQQLSLVYHKSVEFKITGERVLVDKAIAQQLYDPLLHLVRNAFAHGIEPPEVRRSLGKSPQGQIDIRAYTRGNHSFIEVCDDGQGIDFERIRERAIERNSVSLEEAAALTQDQLLEFIFEPGFSTARQANDLFGRGVGLDVVRSNLEAIRATLSVSSQWHRGTCFSIRLPLTLSVAKLLVCQVGDLVYALPSDNIEQIVLLQAQRIKRLGDQRMMQWQQPPSPHLQDSTGGVRAVPIHRLADLLAYRAGFIDWSGGNSPQPAQTEAGHDRRMVMLLRTPNGLVGIEVDRVLGEQELAIRPLGNAISPPSYVDGCTILGNSRLALAIDLVELVAIALGQSLPETLEMSAREANGKRDRLALIPDTARLPASSPVPAPASHPLAEIEVTAEEEIDPPLRQLPATHRCILVVDDSITLRQNVKRTLERSNYRVLQAKDGFDALERLHQHPDISLIICDLEMPNMNGLEFLNAYRQNPAACHIPVVILTSRQGEKHRQLALGLGASAYLTKPYLERDLLTTVRKYVQEPA, encoded by the coding sequence ATGAACAGCAATCTCGACTCGGAACGAATTCATGCTGACTTCCTCAACGAAGCTCAAGAACTTTTGCAGAGTATCGAGCAAGAACTCTTGAGCTTAAGAGAAGAAAAAACGCCCGCGAAAGTGCATAACTTAATGCGAGCGGCTCATACGTTAAAAGGCTCTTCGGCTAGCGTTGGGTTCCATAACTTAAGCCAGATCGCTCACGGCTTGGAAGGTATTTTTAAATCTTTGTATAATCCTAATTTAAAGATTGATGAAAAATTAGATACATTACTCTTTCAAGCTTACGAATGCCTGCGGTTGGCGGTGACAGAAATGACCGCGCAAGTCCAAGAAAACGACCTTGACGTTCTGAATCGAGCCGCGTCAACCTTAGCCGAAGTTCAGCTTGAATTGGGCGAGGATTATAATCCCGATGCCGCAATTCCCTCCTCGGTAGAACTCGGCTTCGATGTGGTCGGTTCTATTTTTGAAGTGGGGGTCAAACAGCGTCTAGAGGAAGTTAAGGCGATATTAGAGGCGGGCGACGAGATCGCGCTGGCCCAAACCTTGCACGATTGCAACGAAATCTTTATTGGTTTGGCAGAATCGTTAAACCTGCCCGGTTTCGGCGCGATCGCAATAGCCATTAAAACGGCCTTAGAAACCCAACCCCAGCACATTCTCGAAATCGGTCGCATCGCCCTCGAAGATCTGGAAGCTGCCCATAAAGCAGTATTAGCGGGCGATCGCGAGCGTGGGGGCGAGCCGTCCGCCGCCTTAGAGCATCTAGCCGCCGGAATCGGGAAAGCGGACGACGAAGCGAGCAACGGCGAATTGCAGCCTTTTAGCCCCAACTCCAGCGAGACATCCGGCGATTCGACTCTCCCTCCCGTCCGGTTTCCGTTTGCTGGCGACTTTGAGGAAGACGAAACTGCTGATAACGACTCCTCAGAGGAAGAACCTCTAAGGGACTGGGAGACTGAGAAACCGAAACGATTGGAGCGGCGGAGCGAAAACAATTTTATCAACGGCGAAGTCGAGTCTTTTGAGTATGCTGAGAACGACTCTTTAGAGCGTATGTTTGGGAATTTCGACCCCGCCCTACTCTCGGAATTTACGCCAGTCGCAGAAAACCTCGATACTTCGGAGTTCGACTTTGCTGACAAGGGGCGCACAGAAGACAAAATAGAGATTTCCCAAACCGATGCGCCCTTGCAAGTCGCCGAAGAAGAATTCGACGAATTGCTGTTGGCAACCTCCGACGACGAGCCAACGGTCATCGCCTCCTTCGCAGAAATGACGAAATATCAAACGTTGCTTTCCTCGGAGGAAAAATCGAGTCTGTTGCGCCCGCAAACGGTGCGCGTTGAAATCGAGCGCCTAGAACGTTTGAACTTTCAAGCCAGCGAACTCTTGGTCAATCAGAACCGACAAACCGATCGCAACGAACGCCTGCTCGCAGCAGTTCAGGAATTGCGATCGCGTTTGAGCAAACACGCCGCCACCCTAGGGCAACTTCAGACCTGGGGCGCAATGGTCGCCGATAGTTCGCACCCGCACGGGATACCGTCGATGGAAGTTAAGGCAAGTCCGTGGGGGACAGCCGAGATGGACTTCGACACGCTCGAATTCGATCGCTACAGCGAACTGCAAGTTCTGTTGCAGTCGGTGAGCGAAGAAATGGTACAGATCGAGGAAGTGTTGGAAGTGTTCGATCTCTATGCCAGCCAATCCGGGCAAATCTTAGACAAGCAACAACGCCTGCTTGAGGCCGCGCGCGACGACCTGACGCAATCGCGAATGCAGCAACTCGGCGAAATCCTCAGCCGGATCGAGCGCGTCTTGCAACAGTTATCCTTGGTGTATCACAAATCGGTCGAGTTTAAGATTACTGGCGAGCGCGTCCTCGTTGATAAGGCGATCGCGCAACAACTTTACGACCCCTTGTTGCACTTAGTCCGCAATGCCTTTGCCCACGGGATCGAACCGCCGGAAGTGCGCCGTTCGCTGGGCAAATCGCCCCAAGGTCAGATTGACATTCGCGCCTACACGCGAGGCAATCACTCTTTTATTGAAGTCTGCGACGACGGGCAGGGGATAGATTTCGAGCGCATTCGGGAGCGCGCGATCGAGCGAAACTCGGTATCTTTAGAGGAAGCCGCAGCACTGACGCAAGACCAGTTGCTCGAGTTTATCTTTGAACCGGGATTTTCGACCGCGCGCCAAGCTAACGACTTATTCGGTCGTGGGGTGGGTTTAGATGTGGTGCGATCGAACTTAGAAGCAATCCGCGCGACGCTTTCGGTTAGCTCGCAATGGCATCGAGGTACTTGCTTTTCGATACGCCTGCCGCTCACCCTCAGCGTTGCCAAACTGTTAGTCTGTCAGGTCGGAGATTTAGTTTATGCTTTACCCTCCGATAATATCGAGCAGATCGTCTTGTTGCAAGCGCAACGGATTAAACGCTTGGGCGACCAGCGGATGATGCAATGGCAGCAGCCCCCCTCCCCGCACCTCCAAGACTCAACCGGCGGCGTTCGTGCCGTTCCCATTCATCGTTTAGCCGATTTGCTCGCTTACCGCGCGGGGTTTATCGATTGGTCTGGGGGCAACAGTCCGCAGCCCGCTCAGACAGAAGCAGGACACGATCGCCGGATGGTCATGTTACTGCGAACTCCCAACGGTTTGGTAGGGATTGAAGTCGATCGCGTCCTCGGCGAGCAAGAATTGGCAATCCGGCCCCTCGGCAATGCTATCTCGCCCCCCAGCTATGTAGATGGTTGTACGATTTTGGGGAACAGTCGCTTAGCGCTCGCGATCGATTTGGTTGAATTAGTCGCGATCGCACTCGGTCAGTCGCTCCCTGAAACGCTGGAAATGTCGGCGCGCGAGGCGAACGGGAAGCGCGATCGCTTGGCTCTTATCCCCGATACCGCGAGACTTCCCGCTTCTTCCCCCGTTCCAGCGCCAGCCAGTCATCCCCTAGCCGAGATTGAGGTTACTGCTGAGGAGGAAATCGACCCACCGTTACGGCAACTGCCCGCAACACATCGTTGCATTCTGGTCGTAGACGATTCGATTACGCTGCGGCAAAACGTGAAGAGAACCCTAGAACGGTCGAATTATCGCGTGCTGCAAGCCAAAGATGGATTTGATGCTCTCGAACGCCTGCACCAACATCCGGATATTTCTTTGATTATTTGCGACTTGGAAATGCCGAATATGAATGGTTTGGAGTTTTTGAATGCTTACCGCCAGAATCCAGCCGCGTGCCACATTCCTGTCGTGATTTTGACCTCTCGGCAAGGTGAGAAACATCGTCAGTTAGCGCTGGGTTTAGGAGCTTCGGCTTATCTGACAAAACCGTATTTAGAGCGCGATCTCTTGACAACAGTGAGGAAATATGTACAGGAGCCAGCTTAA
- a CDS encoding chemotaxis protein CheW has product MSQMRESAREKILRLAKQGDPVTLAALLERKLRDREIAVRVERERDRLGIVLESHTLPERSELVEWIAKAMNRLEPEGIATVEIWAYRYTEPDADWVEVVNLHSVAVTQSLSAWLESNLVFPSSPENGGAIAPKIATEEFLRFHLSPQDAALLPIACIKEVLQVSASEVLPVPHTSDRILGAYNWRGEMLWMVDLKRLLGLESREFSDSDNRSGSSFRGGRSSAIALSVEGQVLGLLVEQIKDIEKHDLQQIEPARAGLFDRQLLPFTRGYLTESNAIVLDARAVLWGAKQLGNLG; this is encoded by the coding sequence ATGAGTCAAATGAGAGAGTCAGCGCGCGAAAAAATCCTGAGACTTGCTAAGCAGGGCGATCCGGTTACGCTAGCAGCGCTGCTCGAACGCAAACTCCGCGATCGCGAGATTGCAGTGCGGGTCGAACGCGAAAGAGATCGTTTGGGGATTGTCCTGGAATCCCATACGCTACCCGAACGCTCGGAATTAGTAGAGTGGATTGCGAAAGCAATGAACAGGCTCGAGCCGGAAGGAATCGCAACCGTGGAAATTTGGGCTTATCGTTACACCGAGCCAGATGCAGATTGGGTAGAAGTTGTCAATCTGCATTCCGTAGCAGTGACTCAATCGCTATCGGCTTGGCTGGAGTCGAATCTCGTGTTTCCGTCCTCGCCAGAAAATGGGGGCGCGATCGCGCCGAAAATAGCGACAGAAGAGTTTCTACGCTTTCATCTCAGCCCTCAAGATGCTGCTTTGTTGCCGATTGCCTGCATTAAGGAAGTGCTGCAAGTTTCCGCGAGCGAGGTATTGCCGGTTCCTCATACGAGCGATCGCATCTTGGGAGCCTACAATTGGCGCGGGGAAATGCTGTGGATGGTCGATCTCAAGCGCTTGCTCGGGTTGGAATCGAGAGAATTTTCCGATAGCGACAATCGCAGTGGCAGTAGCTTTCGGGGCGGTAGGAGTAGCGCGATCGCGCTTTCGGTGGAAGGGCAGGTTCTCGGCTTGCTCGTCGAGCAAATCAAAGATATCGAAAAGCACGATTTACAACAAATCGAACCGGCGAGGGCAGGACTGTTCGATCGGCAATTGCTACCCTTTACGCGCGGTTATTTAACAGAATCTAACGCGATTGTCCTTGATGCTCGCGCTGTCCTCTGGGGGGCAAAGCAGCTAGGAAATCTGGGCTAG
- a CDS encoding DUF3153 domain-containing protein, with product MTVRYPRRRWRFSPARLFFFAFIAFSALFLSGCVRYDVGINFKGQFQGAIVQHIRLSEQLASFNQLEAQKWLKSFDSRASKLQGKTQHLSDREILVTIPFANGDELVEKFNQFFNPTQQPVTAKAENNSSLSPIPVQSQLYLKQRNWVLFERERIQLTVDLRGLGVTSEEGPLIVSPDSLVNLELALNTPWGAKNVTHEEVGIAPPARTEGTQLIWQLQPGQVNLLDAIFWVPSYLAWGAIAIALLVSFGYFLKYKRIPLLP from the coding sequence ATGACTGTCCGTTACCCGCGCCGTCGCTGGCGGTTTTCCCCGGCTCGCTTGTTCTTCTTTGCCTTCATCGCTTTCTCAGCACTCTTTTTATCGGGCTGCGTGCGCTACGATGTCGGTATTAATTTTAAGGGGCAATTTCAGGGCGCGATCGTACAACACATCCGACTCAGCGAACAACTCGCCAGCTTCAATCAATTAGAAGCACAAAAATGGTTGAAATCCTTTGACAGTCGCGCCAGCAAGCTTCAAGGCAAAACGCAACATCTTTCCGATCGCGAAATTCTCGTTACCATTCCCTTTGCCAACGGCGATGAACTCGTCGAAAAATTTAATCAGTTTTTTAATCCAACTCAACAACCCGTCACTGCTAAAGCCGAAAATAACAGCAGCCTCAGCCCCATTCCCGTTCAATCCCAACTGTACCTCAAACAAAGAAATTGGGTGCTATTCGAGCGAGAAAGAATTCAATTAACAGTCGATTTACGCGGGCTGGGTGTAACCTCTGAGGAAGGACCGTTAATTGTCAGTCCGGATTCGTTAGTTAACTTAGAACTGGCACTGAATACGCCTTGGGGCGCGAAAAATGTGACTCATGAAGAAGTCGGTATCGCCCCTCCCGCTCGCACCGAAGGAACCCAATTAATCTGGCAATTACAACCGGGACAAGTCAATCTTTTAGATGCAATATTTTGGGTTCCCAGCTATTTGGCGTGGGGAGCGATCGCGATCGCGCTTTTGGTTTCCTTTGGATATTTCCTTAAGTACAAACGCATTCCGCTCCTTCCCTAA